The following coding sequences are from one Delphinus delphis chromosome 19, mDelDel1.2, whole genome shotgun sequence window:
- the PGS1 gene encoding CDP-diacylglycerol--glycerol-3-phosphate 3-phosphatidyltransferase, mitochondrial isoform X2: MKVDCLESTLEKSLQTKFPSDLRVSILLDFTRGSRGRKNSRTMLLPLLQRFPEQVRVSLFHTPNLRGLLRLLIPERFNETIGLQHIKVYLFDNSVVLSGANLSDSYFTNRQDRYVFLQDCPEIADFFTELVDAVGDVSLQLQGDDTVQVVEGMVHPYKGDRAAYCKAANKRVMDVINSARTRQQMLHAQTFHSNSLLTQEDAAAAGDQRPAPDTWIYPLIQMKPFEIQIDEIVTETLLTEAERGAKVYLTTGYFNLTQAYMDLVLGTRAEYQILLASPEVNGFFGAKGVAGAIPAAYVHIERQFYSEVCSLGQQERVQLQEYWRRGWTFHAKGLWLYLAGSSLPCLTLIGSPNFGYRSVHRDLEAQIAIVTESRALQQQLHQEQAQLYLRSGAVSSATFEQPSRQVKLWVKMVTPLIKNFF, translated from the exons GTGGATTGCCTGGAAAGCACTCTAGAAAAGTCACTCCAGACGAAGTTTCCTTCCGACCTCAGGGTGTCCATTCTCTTAGACTTCACGCGGGGCTCAAGAG GAAGGAAAAACTCTCGCACGATGCTGCTCCCACTCCTGCAGAGGTTTCCAGAACAGGTCCGAGTGTCTCTCTTCCACACGCCTAACCTCCGTGGGCTCCTCCGGCTCCTCATCCCCGAGCGCTTCAACGAGACCATCGGCCTGCAGCACATCAAGGTGTACCTCTTCGACAACAGCGTCGTCCTGAGCGG CGCAAACCTGAGTGACTCCTACTTCACCAACCGGCAGGACCGCTACGTGTTCTTGCAGGACTGTCCTGAGATTGCGGACTTCTTCACGGAGCTGGTGGACGCGGTGGGGGACGTGTCCCTGCAGTTGCAGGGGGACGACACagtgcaggtggtggaggggatGGTGCATCCTTACAAAG GTGACCGGGCTGCGTATTGCAAGGCAGCCAATAAGAGGGTTATGGATGTGATCAACTCAGCCAGGACCCGCCAGCAGATGCTGCATGCCCAGACCTTCCACAGCAACTCCCTCTTAACCCAGGAAGATGCAGCCGCCGCTGGAGACCAGAGGCCAGCCCCAGACACCTGGATTTACCCATTGATCCAGATGAAGCCCTTTGAGATTCAGATCGATGAGATTGTCACTGAGACCCTGCTGACGGAGGCCGAGCGAGGCGCTAAGGTCTACCTTACCACTGGCTACTTCAACCTGACCCAGGCCTACATGGACCTGGTCTTGGGCACGCGAGCCGAGTACCAGATCCTGCTGGCCTCGCCGGAGGTGAATGGCTTCTTCGGGGCCAAGGGGGTGGCAGGTGCCATCCCGGCCGCCTACGTGCATATTGAGCGGCAGTTCTACAGTGAGGTGTGCAGCCTGGGGCAGCAGGAGCGGGTCCAGCTGCAGGAGTACTGGCGGAGGGGCTGGACGTTTCATGCCAAAG GCCTCTGGCTGTACCTGGCAGGGAGCAGCCTGCCCTGCCTCACGTTGATTGGCTCTCCTAATTTTGGGTACAGGTCAGTTCACCGGGACCTGGAGGCCCAGATCGCCATCGTGACGGAGAGCCGGGCCCTGCAGCAGCAGCTTCACCAG GAGCAGGCGCAGCTCTACCTGAGGTCTGGTGCGGTGTCCTCTGCCACCTTTGAGCAGCCGAGCCGGCAGGTGAAGCTGTGGGTGAAGATGGTGACTCCGCTGATTAAGAACTTCTTCTGA